The region TGCTCGACGCCCTCGCACGCGCGCTGAAGCTGGCCGAGGTGGAACGCGTACACCTGCACAATCTCGCGCGCCCGGCGCGACGTCCGCCGCGTCGCGGCGCCGAAGAGGTCGCACCCGGACTGCAACGACTGTTGGACACGATGGGCGAGGTGCCGGCGTACGTCGTGGGACGCGGCACCGACGTGCTGGCGTGGAACCGACCCGCCCGCCTGGTCTTCGCCGACTTCGCGGCGCTGCCGCCGGAACGGCGCAACATGGCCCGGCTGGTGTTCCTCGACCCCGCGACCCGCGAGCTGTACCGCGACTGGGAGGTGAAGGCGCGCGACGTCATCGCCCGACTCCGGCTGGACCTGGGCCGTTGCCCGGACGATGTGATCCTGTCCGCGCTCATAGTCGAGCTGCTCGGCCGCAGTCCCGACTTCCACGAACTCTGGGCCGACCAGGACGTCCTGGACAAGACCCACGGCACCTACCGCCTGCGACATCCGCGATTCGGCGGTTGTGCCCTCGCCTACCGGGCGCTGCGTCTGCCGGAGGAACCCGACCAGTTGCTGGTCACCTACACGGTCGAGCCCGGCTCGTCACTCGAAACCGCGCTGCGTCACGACCGGGTCCGGCAACCGGAGCCCGGCCGGCCGGTCGACCCACTCCACGACCAACCATCCCGTACGCGAGCCTGAGCGACCCGGCCGCACGGTGCTCCACCCAGCCCCCGAGGTTTCCGACGTGCGGCACCGGTCACTGGTTCAATGGCGCGATGACTCGGGACTGGCAGAAGTGGCACGACGAATACGACGAGCCGAACTCGCCGCTGGCTCACCGGCTCCGGGTGGTGCGCCGCGACCTGCGCCGGGCGCTCGCCGAGGCGCCCTGCGGCACGGACGGCGTCCAGCAGGTGGTGAGCATCTGCGCCGGTGAGGGCCGCGACGTGCTGCCGGTG is a window of Micromonospora sp. NBC_01699 DNA encoding:
- a CDS encoding helix-turn-helix transcriptional regulator; amino-acid sequence: MDRRTELTAFLRSRRARIHPDDAGVRTFGDRRRVPGLRREELAWLAGIGTDYYVRLEQGRNGTVSADVLDALARALKLAEVERVHLHNLARPARRPPRRGAEEVAPGLQRLLDTMGEVPAYVVGRGTDVLAWNRPARLVFADFAALPPERRNMARLVFLDPATRELYRDWEVKARDVIARLRLDLGRCPDDVILSALIVELLGRSPDFHELWADQDVLDKTHGTYRLRHPRFGGCALAYRALRLPEEPDQLLVTYTVEPGSSLETALRHDRVRQPEPGRPVDPLHDQPSRTRA